The Herbaspirillum sp. RTI4 genome has a segment encoding these proteins:
- a CDS encoding ABC transporter substrate-binding protein, with protein sequence MTFGAMAFAGTASAQEAPDALVKRIGNEVLAAAQADPEIRAGNIAHMTALVEQKILPYVDFERMTSLAAGRYWRDATAEQKKQLMTEFRSLLIFTYSGALAQVHDQKIEFKPMRNDPADTEVEVRSQIIQPRGEPIQLNYRLEKLPTGWKMFDINVLGAWLVETYKGTFAAEISKGGIDGLIATLSAKNKQLAARSAPKSK encoded by the coding sequence GTTTGCAGGCACAGCATCGGCACAGGAAGCGCCTGATGCATTGGTCAAGCGCATTGGTAATGAAGTATTGGCAGCGGCCCAGGCCGATCCTGAAATCCGGGCAGGCAATATTGCTCATATGACCGCCCTGGTCGAACAGAAAATTCTGCCGTATGTGGATTTCGAGCGCATGACCTCGCTGGCTGCCGGCCGTTACTGGCGCGATGCAACAGCCGAGCAAAAGAAACAGTTGATGACCGAGTTCCGCAGCTTGCTGATCTTTACGTATTCCGGGGCCCTGGCGCAGGTGCATGACCAGAAAATTGAGTTCAAGCCAATGCGCAACGATCCCGCTGATACCGAAGTGGAAGTGCGCTCGCAAATTATCCAGCCGCGTGGCGAGCCTATCCAGCTTAACTATCGCCTCGAAAAATTGCCTACAGGCTGGAAAATGTTTGACATTAACGTCCTCGGTGCATGGCTGGTCGAGACGTACAAGGGCACGTTTGCGGCCGAAATCAGCAAGGGCGGCATTGACGGCCTGATCGCTACTTTGTCGGCCAAGAACAAGCAACTGGCCGCCCGTTCTGCGCCAAAATCTAAGTAA
- a CDS encoding ABC transporter ATP-binding protein: MLALQINQVKKRYQSLVALDGISLDIEEGEFFGLLGPNGAGKTTLISIIAGLNRADSGNVIINGHDVVTDYRAARTKLGVVPQELVFDPFFTVRETLRMQSGYFGLKNNDKWIDEIMDNLDLTSKADTNTRALSGGMKRRVLVAQALVHKPPVILLDEPTAGVDVELRQTLWKFIGRLNREGHTIVLTTHYLEEAQALCNRIAMLKTGRVVALDTTAALIRRISGSQLVLRLKQGMLPESLRPLLSRPEEALSGQQYTLRVTDYSGVEPILATLREAGAVIDDMQLKQADLEDVFIQIMGDAQ, from the coding sequence ATGCTCGCTTTACAAATAAATCAAGTCAAAAAGCGCTACCAGTCACTGGTCGCGCTGGACGGTATTTCTCTGGATATAGAAGAAGGCGAATTTTTCGGTCTGCTGGGTCCTAACGGCGCAGGCAAGACCACGCTGATTTCGATTATCGCCGGCCTCAACCGCGCCGATTCTGGCAACGTGATCATCAACGGCCACGATGTCGTGACCGATTACCGCGCTGCCCGCACCAAGCTGGGCGTGGTGCCGCAGGAACTGGTGTTCGATCCCTTCTTCACCGTGCGCGAAACCTTGCGCATGCAATCCGGCTATTTCGGGCTGAAGAACAACGACAAGTGGATAGACGAGATCATGGATAACCTCGATCTCACCAGCAAGGCCGATACCAATACCCGCGCCTTGTCCGGCGGCATGAAGCGTCGGGTGCTGGTTGCCCAGGCGCTGGTGCATAAACCGCCAGTCATCCTGCTCGATGAGCCGACTGCCGGCGTCGATGTCGAATTGCGTCAGACCTTGTGGAAGTTCATCGGTCGTCTCAATCGCGAAGGCCACACTATCGTACTGACCACGCATTATCTGGAAGAAGCGCAAGCCCTGTGCAACCGCATCGCCATGCTCAAGACCGGTCGCGTAGTGGCGCTGGATACGACAGCCGCGCTGATCCGCCGTATTTCCGGTTCGCAACTGGTGCTCAGACTCAAGCAGGGCATGTTGCCGGAGTCGCTCAGGCCGCTGCTGTCGCGCCCCGAAGAAGCACTGTCCGGCCAGCAATACACCTTGCGCGTGACCGACTACAGCGGCGTCGAACCTATTCTGGCGACGCTGCGTGAAGCGGGCGCGGTCATCGACGATATGCAATTGAAGCAAGCCGATCTGGAAGATGT
- a CDS encoding STAS domain-containing protein, translated as MSMFLPASNLNFANANEVLEAGLRAIEAGQTTIDLGSLLSVDSSAVAILLAWRRAAEKKGAALELTQMPSNLQSLTELYGVSALLHATPRAAPASAIAHH; from the coding sequence ATGTCTATGTTTCTACCCGCTTCCAACCTGAACTTTGCCAATGCCAACGAAGTGCTCGAGGCCGGGCTGCGGGCCATTGAGGCGGGGCAGACGACGATAGACCTTGGCTCCCTTCTTAGCGTCGATTCCTCTGCGGTGGCCATTTTGCTGGCATGGCGACGTGCGGCAGAAAAAAAGGGCGCTGCGCTGGAGCTGACGCAGATGCCGTCTAATCTGCAAAGTCTGACCGAGTTGTATGGGGTATCGGCCTTGTTGCACGCTACACCCCGCGCCGCGCCCGCATCCGCTATCGCGCATCACTGA